One part of the Chthoniobacterales bacterium genome encodes these proteins:
- the rpmJ gene encoding 50S ribosomal protein L36 → MKVRASVKRLCEQCRIVKRQNVVRVVCKNPRHKQKQG, encoded by the coding sequence ATGAAAGTAAGAGCATCAGTCAAAAGACTCTGCGAGCAATGCCGCATCGTTAAGCGTCAGAACGTCGTCCGAGTTGTCTGCAAAAATCCGCGTCACAAACAGAAGCAAGGTTAA
- the rpsM gene encoding 30S ribosomal protein S13 has protein sequence MPRLLGVEIPGDKRIEASLPYIYGIGPTTAKRILEQANIDPNIRAKNLSTEQMGELIHAITASKLAIEGDLRREIQGNLKRLQAINCYRGIRHRRSLPVRGQRTSTNARTRKGPRKTVGVQKAKA, from the coding sequence ATGCCAAGACTCTTAGGTGTTGAAATTCCCGGCGACAAACGCATCGAAGCCTCCCTCCCGTATATCTACGGAATCGGACCGACGACCGCCAAGCGCATCCTTGAACAAGCCAATATTGACCCCAATATTCGCGCGAAAAACCTCAGCACCGAGCAAATGGGCGAGCTGATTCACGCGATCACGGCCAGCAAACTCGCCATCGAAGGCGACCTTCGCCGCGAGATCCAAGGCAACCTGAAGCGTCTCCAGGCCATTAACTGCTATCGTGGCATTCGTCATCGCCGCAGCCTACCCGTTCGCGGCCAGCGCACCTCCACCAACGCCCGCACTCGCAAAGGTCCGCGCAAAACCGTCGGTGTGCAGAAAGCGAAAGCCTAA
- the rpsK gene encoding 30S ribosomal protein S11, whose translation MSEETNSPAEEPAVTPVEAAAAPATTETPAAAEAPVKKAPKAKTPKAKKEAAPAEEKKENLSLDNNDIEKVKVVRAKGAKNILSGVAHVLATFNNTIVSITDQNGAVIGWSSAGKVGFKGSRKSTAYAAQMVAQDACRQAMGHGLKEVEVRVKGPGSGRESAVRALQAVGLEISVIKDVTPVPHNGCRPPKQRRV comes from the coding sequence ATGTCCGAAGAAACCAATTCACCCGCTGAAGAACCCGCTGTAACTCCCGTGGAAGCCGCGGCAGCCCCAGCCACCACCGAGACTCCTGCCGCTGCCGAAGCGCCCGTCAAGAAAGCTCCCAAGGCCAAGACTCCGAAAGCCAAGAAGGAAGCCGCTCCCGCCGAAGAGAAGAAAGAAAATCTCTCGCTCGACAACAACGACATCGAAAAAGTCAAAGTCGTCCGCGCCAAGGGTGCCAAGAACATCCTCAGCGGCGTCGCCCACGTCCTCGCCACCTTTAACAACACCATCGTCTCCATCACCGACCAAAACGGCGCGGTGATCGGTTGGTCCAGCGCTGGCAAAGTCGGCTTCAAGGGTTCCCGCAAGAGCACCGCTTACGCCGCCCAGATGGTCGCGCAGGACGCCTGCCGCCAGGCCATGGGCCACGGTCTCAAGGAAGTCGAAGTCCGCGTCAAAGGTCCCGGTTCAGGCCGCGAATCCGCCGTGCGCGCCCTCCAGGCCGTGGGTCTGGAAATCAGCGTCATCAAAGACGTCACCCCGGTGCCGCACAACGGCTGCCGCCCGCCAAAACAACGCCGCGTCTGA
- the rpsD gene encoding 30S ribosomal protein S4: protein MARYTGPKSKISRRFGVAIFGPSKALERKNYPPGMHGPKGSRRKTSEYALALMEKQKLRYQYGVLERQFRRYFEIALTRRGITGEILLQLLETRLDNVIFRLGFANSRNAARQMVGHGHVTVNGRKVDISSFTVRAGDVIAIKDKPASRRLGAKYVELTQIAPIPDWLTVDKENFTGSVSRIPSREEIAPIVNEQLIVELYSR, encoded by the coding sequence ATGGCAAGATACACAGGCCCCAAATCGAAGATCAGCCGCCGTTTCGGCGTCGCCATCTTTGGCCCCAGCAAAGCACTCGAACGCAAGAACTATCCGCCCGGCATGCACGGCCCGAAAGGTTCCCGTCGCAAGACTTCCGAATACGCCCTCGCGTTGATGGAGAAACAAAAGCTGCGCTACCAATACGGCGTCCTCGAGCGTCAATTCCGCCGCTACTTTGAGATCGCCCTGACCCGTCGCGGCATCACCGGCGAAATCCTTTTGCAACTCCTCGAGACCCGTCTCGACAACGTCATCTTTCGCCTCGGTTTTGCCAATTCCCGCAACGCCGCCCGCCAGATGGTCGGCCACGGCCACGTCACGGTGAACGGCCGCAAGGTGGATATCTCCTCCTTCACCGTCCGCGCTGGCGACGTCATCGCGATCAAAGACAAGCCTGCTTCTCGCCGTCTCGGTGCCAAGTATGTTGAGTTGACCCAGATCGCCCCGATCCCCGATTGGTTGACCGTCGATAAGGAAAACTTCACCGGCTCCGTCTCCCGCATCCCGAGCCGCGAAGAGATCGCCCCGATCGTCAACGAGCAGCTCATCGTCGAGCTTTACTCCCGCTAA
- a CDS encoding VF530 family protein, protein MTPSSRDARDPLHGVTLKAILMQLVQRHGWEELGDRIPIRCFQYEPSVQSSLTFLRKTPWARKRVEDWFLAEFRSTPTETESS, encoded by the coding sequence ATGACTCCCTCCTCACGCGATGCCCGCGATCCTTTGCACGGGGTCACGTTGAAAGCGATCCTCATGCAGCTCGTGCAACGTCACGGCTGGGAGGAATTGGGCGACCGCATACCGATCCGATGTTTCCAGTATGAGCCGTCGGTCCAGTCGAGTTTGACCTTTCTGCGCAAGACGCCGTGGGCGCGGAAACGGGTGGAGGACTGGTTTCTGGCCGAGTTTCGGAGCACCCCGACCGAGACCGAGTCGAGTTAG
- a CDS encoding MFS transporter has translation MTDTLPGARKSLALLLAINLFCYLDRYILAAVIPDIKATFLAGAPDANAKAGLLTTAFLLSYMLTAPIFGWLADRYSRWVIIGLSVGLWSLASGASGLATGFVMLLLTRVFLGIGEAGYGPAAPTIISDCYPVEKRGQVLAWFFMAIPVGSALGYAFGGLMTKWLDWRWAFYLVVPPGLLLAAFCFFMREPRRESSSNALKPGWSDYKKLLRIPSLVTNILAQAAMTFAIGGLSVWAPTYIHEDRGVPIATASLIFGAILAVTGLISTLLGGWLADRLRSRFSGAYFLVSGCGMLLAFPCTIAMLYVPMPFAWIFIALAMFFLFLNIGPSNTAIANVTPANMRATAFAANILVIHLLGDVPSPYLMGWIKDHGTWSQSFFAVSVVMLVAGIVWLSNQKSLARDTAQVAI, from the coding sequence ATGACTGACACCCTGCCCGGCGCCCGCAAATCCCTCGCCCTGCTCCTGGCGATCAATCTTTTTTGCTACCTCGACCGCTACATTCTGGCCGCCGTCATCCCCGACATCAAAGCCACGTTTCTCGCCGGAGCGCCCGATGCCAACGCCAAAGCCGGACTGCTTACGACCGCGTTTCTGCTGAGTTACATGCTCACCGCACCCATTTTCGGCTGGCTGGCGGATCGTTACTCGCGATGGGTGATTATCGGCCTGAGCGTCGGCCTCTGGAGTCTGGCCAGCGGCGCGTCGGGGTTGGCGACGGGCTTCGTCATGCTCCTGCTCACCCGGGTTTTCCTCGGCATCGGCGAGGCGGGTTACGGACCGGCCGCGCCCACGATCATCAGCGACTGCTATCCGGTGGAAAAACGCGGGCAAGTCCTGGCGTGGTTCTTTATGGCGATCCCGGTCGGCAGCGCGCTCGGCTACGCGTTTGGCGGTCTGATGACGAAATGGCTCGACTGGCGCTGGGCTTTTTATCTCGTGGTGCCACCGGGACTGCTTCTCGCGGCCTTCTGCTTCTTCATGCGCGAACCCCGGCGCGAATCGAGTTCCAATGCGCTCAAACCCGGATGGAGCGACTACAAAAAACTCCTGCGCATCCCCTCGCTCGTCACCAACATCCTCGCGCAGGCCGCCATGACCTTCGCCATCGGAGGCCTCTCCGTCTGGGCGCCGACCTACATTCACGAGGATCGCGGCGTGCCCATCGCCACCGCCAGCCTTATCTTTGGCGCGATCCTCGCGGTCACGGGATTGATCTCCACCCTGCTCGGTGGCTGGCTGGCTGACCGGCTGCGGAGTCGTTTCTCCGGCGCGTATTTCCTCGTCTCGGGCTGCGGCATGCTCCTGGCCTTCCCCTGCACCATCGCCATGCTTTACGTGCCCATGCCATTCGCCTGGATCTTCATCGCGCTGGCCATGTTCTTCCTTTTCCTCAACATCGGCCCGTCGAACACCGCCATCGCCAACGTCACACCGGCCAACATGCGCGCCACCGCCTTTGCCGCGAATATATTGGTCATCCACCTCCTCGGCGACGTCCCCTCCCCGTATCTGATGGGCTGGATCAAGGACCACGGCACCTGGTCGCAAAGTTTCTTCGCCGTCTCCGTAGTCATGCTCGTCGCCGGAATCGTCTGGCTCTCGAACCAAAAATCCCTCGCCCGCGACACCGCGCAGGTCGCGATCTAA
- a CDS encoding flavin reductase family protein, whose product MELDLEGKHADRAYAILASLVTPRPIALVTTLDGDGIVNAAPFSFFNVMGANPPILAFAPGDRDDGTPKDTAANIRLNHEFVVNLVDESIAGAMNRTAASLPPGVSEIGHAGLHTLPSTMVKPPRIAEAPASLECTEWGTLQIGGNRMIVGLIHRVHLREELFETETQRIRTADYHPVGRMASPHWYCRTNEQFEMIRPA is encoded by the coding sequence ATGGAACTCGACTTGGAAGGAAAACACGCCGACCGCGCCTACGCCATTCTCGCCTCGCTGGTAACGCCGCGCCCCATCGCGCTGGTGACGACTCTCGATGGCGACGGAATCGTGAATGCGGCACCCTTCAGTTTCTTCAATGTGATGGGCGCGAACCCGCCGATTCTGGCCTTTGCGCCGGGCGATCGCGACGATGGCACCCCGAAGGACACGGCGGCAAACATCCGGCTGAACCACGAGTTTGTGGTGAATCTGGTGGACGAATCGATCGCCGGGGCGATGAACCGGACCGCCGCCAGCCTGCCGCCGGGTGTGAGTGAAATCGGGCACGCGGGTTTGCATACATTGCCTTCGACGATGGTGAAGCCGCCGCGCATTGCCGAGGCTCCGGCCAGCCTGGAATGCACCGAGTGGGGCACGCTGCAAATTGGTGGCAACCGGATGATCGTGGGCCTGATCCATCGCGTGCATCTGCGCGAGGAGCTGTTCGAGACGGAGACGCAGCGCATTCGGACGGCGGACTATCATCCGGTCGGGCGCATGGCCTCGCCGCACTGGTATTGCCGGACGAATGAGCAATTTGAAATGATTCGCCCGGCGTAG
- the cls gene encoding cardiolipin synthase encodes MWLTLLLAGFQLAGFLTSIKAILETRTSQGAIAWAVALNAIPWLAVPAYFVFGRSKFAGYIHSRRAETLKTSAVARQLVTDVEEFRLRLETRQHETLLLESLAKMPFTTHNRAELLIDGEATFSAIFRAIAQAKDYVLVQFYIIRDDGLGQRLRDALLAKAAAGVRCFVLFDEIGSGHLRSYCHTLRAGGVQIAPFDTTKGFANRLQINFRNHRKIVVVDGRVAFVGGHNVGDEYLGKDPGHGAWRDTHVEVEGPVVQGVQVSWLEDWKWATDETPVLNWSPQRSPQSNTAALCLTSGPADTLETATLFFLFAINSARERLWIASPYFVPDEQFISALQLAALRGVDVRILIPEKPDNELVRLSSYSYLTETIPLGIRWYRHRRGFMHQKVMLVDNDYTAIGTANFDNRSFRLNFEVTMGFADHVMAQKVEAMLENDFRNSHWVTQEEITDAGFWFRLRVRVARLLAPIQ; translated from the coding sequence ATGTGGCTGACCCTCCTGCTGGCCGGATTTCAACTGGCCGGGTTTCTCACCTCGATCAAAGCCATTCTCGAAACGCGCACTTCGCAGGGCGCGATTGCCTGGGCGGTGGCGTTGAACGCGATCCCGTGGCTGGCGGTGCCTGCGTATTTCGTTTTTGGCCGCAGCAAATTTGCCGGTTACATCCATTCGCGCCGAGCGGAAACGCTCAAGACCAGCGCGGTGGCGCGTCAACTCGTGACCGACGTCGAGGAGTTTCGCCTGCGGCTGGAGACGCGCCAGCACGAGACACTGCTGCTGGAGAGTCTCGCAAAAATGCCGTTCACCACGCATAACCGCGCCGAGCTGCTGATCGACGGTGAGGCGACTTTCAGTGCAATCTTTCGCGCCATCGCGCAGGCCAAGGACTACGTGCTCGTGCAGTTTTACATCATTCGCGACGACGGCCTCGGCCAGCGGCTGCGCGATGCCTTACTGGCCAAGGCTGCCGCGGGCGTGCGCTGTTTCGTGCTCTTCGACGAGATCGGCAGCGGGCATTTGCGCAGCTATTGCCACACGCTGCGGGCGGGCGGCGTGCAGATCGCGCCCTTCGACACGACGAAAGGTTTCGCCAACCGGCTCCAGATCAACTTCCGCAACCACCGCAAAATCGTCGTCGTGGATGGGCGCGTCGCCTTCGTGGGAGGTCACAATGTTGGCGACGAATACCTCGGAAAAGACCCGGGTCACGGGGCCTGGCGCGACACGCATGTCGAGGTCGAGGGTCCGGTCGTGCAGGGCGTGCAAGTCTCGTGGCTGGAGGATTGGAAGTGGGCCACGGACGAAACGCCGGTGCTCAACTGGTCGCCGCAGCGCAGTCCGCAGAGCAATACCGCCGCGCTTTGCCTCACCAGCGGCCCGGCGGACACTCTGGAAACGGCGACGTTGTTTTTCCTCTTTGCGATCAATTCCGCCCGTGAGCGCCTCTGGATCGCCAGCCCGTATTTCGTGCCCGACGAGCAATTTATCTCCGCGCTGCAACTCGCGGCCCTGCGCGGCGTCGATGTTCGCATCCTCATTCCCGAGAAGCCGGACAACGAGCTGGTGCGACTTTCATCCTACTCTTACCTCACAGAAACCATCCCGCTCGGCATCCGTTGGTATCGGCATCGGCGCGGGTTCATGCATCAAAAAGTCATGCTCGTGGACAATGACTACACCGCCATCGGCACGGCGAATTTCGACAACCGCTCCTTTCGCCTGAACTTCGAGGTCACGATGGGTTTCGCGGATCACGTGATGGCCCAGAAAGTCGAGGCGATGCTGGAAAACGACTTTCGGAACAGCCATTGGGTCACGCAGGAGGAAATCACCGACGCCGGTTTCTGGTTCCGGCTGCGGGTACGCGTGGCTCGTTTGCTCGCGCCGATCCAGTGA
- a CDS encoding PilT/PilU family type 4a pilus ATPase, with the protein MNKELLDHILAAMIDTDDGVSDLLFVVGKPPHIELHGHLHAMETDPPDLGLTHAQVSAMGKILMNGNKRLEEDWLVNGSCDCSYSIPEARFRVNFFRQNSNPAIVMRKLNSVIPNMKALNLPAVFKNIIKEKNGIIFVTGGTGSGKTTTLAAMLNEINEQQSCHIITLEDPIEFLHPHKKSIFCQRELGKDFNSFPNGLRAALRQAPKVILVGEIRDRETMEIAMTAAETGHVVFSTLHTINAGQSINRVLGMFTREEEPLIRQRLAETLRYVISQRLVTKISGGRHLITEIMGSSLSTREAMLYGEKDGRTFQDIIEAAVPQGWHSFDQELLQAVEKGIITEESAMLYCNIKNKMSRELDSLRNQKTSKSSGFQESGLRIQEKPAAAVPPALPV; encoded by the coding sequence TTGAACAAAGAACTCCTCGACCACATCCTCGCCGCCATGATCGATACCGACGACGGCGTTTCCGATCTCCTTTTCGTCGTGGGCAAGCCGCCGCACATCGAGTTGCATGGTCATCTGCACGCCATGGAGACCGATCCGCCCGATCTCGGCCTGACTCACGCCCAAGTCTCCGCGATGGGAAAAATTCTCATGAACGGCAACAAGCGGCTCGAAGAGGACTGGCTCGTGAATGGCTCGTGCGATTGCAGCTACTCCATCCCCGAGGCGCGTTTTCGGGTAAATTTCTTCCGGCAAAACAGCAACCCGGCCATCGTCATGCGCAAGCTGAACTCCGTCATTCCTAACATGAAGGCGCTCAACCTGCCCGCCGTCTTCAAGAACATCATCAAAGAGAAAAACGGCATCATCTTCGTCACCGGCGGCACCGGCAGCGGCAAGACGACGACGCTCGCCGCCATGCTCAATGAGATCAACGAGCAGCAGTCGTGTCACATCATAACCCTCGAAGACCCGATCGAATTTCTCCATCCGCACAAGAAATCCATCTTCTGCCAGCGCGAACTCGGGAAGGACTTCAACTCTTTCCCCAACGGCCTCCGCGCCGCCCTGCGCCAGGCGCCGAAAGTCATCCTCGTCGGAGAAATTCGCGACCGCGAGACCATGGAGATCGCCATGACCGCCGCCGAGACGGGTCACGTTGTATTCAGCACCCTGCACACGATCAACGCCGGCCAATCCATCAACCGCGTCCTCGGCATGTTCACCCGCGAGGAGGAACCCCTCATCCGCCAGCGCCTCGCCGAGACCCTCCGCTACGTCATCAGCCAGCGGCTCGTTACGAAGATCAGCGGAGGCCGCCACCTCATCACCGAGATCATGGGCAGCAGCCTGAGCACGCGCGAAGCCATGCTCTACGGTGAAAAAGACGGACGCACCTTTCAGGACATCATCGAAGCCGCCGTCCCACAAGGCTGGCACAGCTTCGACCAGGAACTCCTCCAGGCCGTGGAAAAAGGCATCATCACCGAGGAATCCGCCATGCTCTACTGCAACATCAAAAACAAGATGAGCCGCGAACTCGACTCGCTGCGCAACCAGAAAACCTCCAAATCCTCCGGTTTCCAGGAAAGCGGCCTTCGCATCCAGGAAAAACCCGCCGCCGCAGTCCCTCCGGCGTTGCCGGTTTAA
- a CDS encoding acyltransferase: MVLKTLPPQSDAGSNKDLKPAPKPDPIPWAWLSLSRFLLASIVAAQHLGDYLPGAVQQFVASFGKVEAIFGFLLISGLSIGSSINKDADGFYVRRLKRIYPVYLFSIAYLFIVDRSAAFASTPYRWQMQLLAALLFLQNVIIPYSLVIPAWTLATEVWLYTLAPLFQKITTRWLQWLTLGSLLFYAGYTLSRSLLHQPYFAGTMYGINLPCLAFPWLIGFLIARKWETRRQVLSLCVTCLVFHISLVAVIQIGSMWRRHTLSNFLPEYGYTTLANAFTLACVVFILFWPHLKSPQRGSTLDRIFTFLGNISYPLYLTHMTSYSLSQKLKLPGSLAYCGTAAIMACVCYILVDFYSRKRRS; the protein is encoded by the coding sequence ATGGTTCTTAAAACATTGCCACCTCAAAGCGACGCGGGTTCTAATAAGGACCTGAAGCCTGCTCCAAAACCCGACCCGATACCTTGGGCTTGGCTTTCCCTCTCTCGCTTTCTGCTTGCCTCCATCGTCGCTGCGCAGCATTTGGGGGATTACCTTCCGGGTGCAGTCCAGCAGTTTGTCGCTTCATTCGGCAAAGTCGAAGCCATCTTTGGGTTTCTCCTCATCAGTGGTCTTTCCATCGGCTCATCGATTAACAAGGATGCCGATGGATTTTATGTGCGACGCCTCAAGCGAATATACCCGGTCTATCTCTTTTCCATTGCTTACCTGTTTATCGTGGATAGGTCAGCCGCTTTTGCGTCTACTCCTTACAGATGGCAGATGCAGTTGCTAGCTGCTTTGTTGTTTTTACAAAATGTGATCATCCCGTACTCGCTGGTGATACCGGCCTGGACGCTCGCTACCGAGGTGTGGCTCTATACGCTGGCTCCACTTTTCCAGAAAATCACCACCCGCTGGCTGCAATGGCTCACTCTAGGCTCGCTGCTGTTTTATGCTGGATACACTCTCAGCCGGTCACTTCTCCATCAGCCTTATTTCGCGGGCACGATGTATGGAATCAACCTGCCTTGTCTGGCATTTCCCTGGTTGATCGGGTTTCTAATCGCTCGAAAATGGGAGACTCGCCGACAGGTATTGAGCTTGTGTGTGACTTGCCTGGTGTTTCACATCAGCCTGGTCGCAGTCATTCAAATAGGATCGATGTGGCGGCGGCATACGCTCTCCAACTTCCTGCCAGAATACGGATACACCACCCTGGCCAACGCCTTCACTCTTGCGTGTGTCGTCTTCATACTCTTTTGGCCACACCTCAAGTCCCCGCAGAGAGGCTCGACGTTGGACCGAATATTCACCTTTTTGGGAAACATTTCCTACCCGCTCTATCTCACTCATATGACGTCTTACAGCCTCTCTCAGAAACTTAAGCTGCCCGGTTCGCTCGCCTATTGTGGCACTGCCGCCATCATGGCCTGCGTTTGCTACATCCTCGTCGATTTCTACAGTCGCAAGAGAAGGAGCTGA
- a CDS encoding dienelactone hydrolase family protein, whose translation MPFDDVVALNTRLVAETDGYIKSTRELDAHLPQLQNILYSSLPDYAASTEFLRATLRQSIQYPIANALHGNDFSSVQETSIGADELASYSLLVIPALGDASIALVNAVGILIVPKKHDAKMPLIIAAHGRGGMPDHSANGKITLMESNHRDLARGAIERGWAVFEPIYVFYGRGYPENIRDLLTIRAEEAGTSLLAMEFTKTERAIDYLLTRPEFDASRLAMVGMSYGGFNTLYTAALDPRIRVAVVAAYFNDRPDVLDSNEPDGFLDWRFSRSAGALRDPQIAALVCPRPLQIQAGTQDQLFPVEGARKAAPEAREYYRKLGLEDRFDYHEFTGRHDFDGDAAWTFIERGFTER comes from the coding sequence ATGCCTTTCGATGATGTCGTCGCGCTCAACACCCGGCTCGTTGCGGAAACGGATGGCTACATTAAGAGCACACGCGAGTTGGATGCCCATCTGCCGCAGTTGCAAAACATCCTGTATTCCTCGCTGCCGGATTATGCCGCCAGCACCGAATTTCTGCGGGCGACCCTGCGGCAGTCGATCCAGTATCCCATCGCTAATGCGCTGCACGGAAACGATTTTTCCAGCGTGCAGGAGACTTCCATCGGAGCGGACGAACTGGCCAGCTACTCGTTGTTAGTCATCCCCGCCTTGGGCGATGCTAGTATCGCTCTGGTGAACGCGGTCGGCATCCTGATCGTTCCGAAAAAACACGACGCGAAGATGCCACTGATCATCGCCGCCCATGGGCGCGGCGGAATGCCCGATCATTCGGCCAATGGGAAAATCACGCTGATGGAATCTAACCATCGCGATCTGGCTCGTGGCGCCATCGAGCGGGGCTGGGCCGTCTTCGAGCCGATCTATGTTTTCTATGGCCGGGGCTATCCGGAAAACATCCGCGACCTTCTAACCATTCGCGCCGAGGAGGCGGGCACCAGTCTGCTGGCGATGGAATTTACCAAGACGGAACGCGCGATTGATTACCTGCTTACACGCCCTGAATTCGATGCCAGCCGGCTTGCCATGGTGGGCATGTCCTACGGTGGCTTCAACACGCTCTACACCGCCGCGCTCGATCCACGGATTCGTGTTGCGGTAGTCGCCGCTTACTTCAACGACCGCCCCGACGTTCTGGACAGCAACGAACCTGACGGCTTCCTCGACTGGCGCTTCAGTCGCAGTGCGGGCGCTCTGCGCGACCCGCAAATCGCGGCCTTGGTCTGCCCGCGTCCGCTGCAAATCCAAGCTGGCACGCAGGACCAGCTATTCCCCGTGGAGGGCGCTCGCAAAGCCGCGCCGGAAGCCCGCGAATACTACCGTAAACTTGGATTGGAAGACCGGTTCGACTACCACGAATTTACTGGCCGTCACGACTTCGATGGCGACGCCGCGTGGACCTTCATCGAACGCGGATTTACCGAACGCTGA